One genomic segment of Bacteroides caccae includes these proteins:
- a CDS encoding TolC family protein, with the protein MRNIFFLLFLLPVITYAQSAMSLDECIRLAWKQNPSIRNSAINIKEARTDYAAAIGTFLPRIVANAETGKRFGRSIDPDTNGYTEKTFEEGTIGLDMTLSLFEGFSRINQVRFRKINRERSKWELKDRQNELAYQVTDAYYKLVLERKLLNLALEQSRLSERYLKQTETFVELGLKSVSDLQEVKARREGDIYRYQSRANSCRLSLLHLEQLMNFQSGDTLVIQDTIVELNKLPLLSLPSTETLYRQSLEVLPAMRMISLKQKAARKEYAMAGGAFSPSVYGRFTVGSNFYNTAFSARQLRDNIGKYIGIGISFPLLSGFERFTNQRKLKLNLYRLKNEEELEKQQLYTEIEQTLLSLRAGYTEHQQVLQQLSAETLVLKESERKWEEGLISVFQLMEARNRFISAKAELVRVRLQVEMMMKLEKYYREGTFL; encoded by the coding sequence ATGAGGAACATTTTCTTTTTATTGTTTTTATTGCCCGTGATTACGTATGCTCAATCTGCAATGAGTTTGGATGAATGTATCCGTTTGGCATGGAAACAGAATCCTTCTATACGGAATAGTGCCATTAACATAAAGGAAGCACGAACGGATTATGCTGCCGCTATCGGTACATTTCTTCCCCGCATAGTAGCCAACGCAGAAACAGGAAAGCGTTTCGGGCGTTCGATAGACCCGGATACCAATGGTTATACAGAAAAGACTTTTGAAGAAGGAACGATAGGTCTTGATATGACTTTGTCTTTGTTTGAAGGTTTTTCACGTATCAATCAGGTTCGTTTTCGGAAAATAAATCGGGAACGCAGCAAATGGGAACTGAAAGACAGGCAGAATGAACTCGCCTATCAAGTGACGGATGCTTACTACAAACTGGTTTTGGAAAGAAAACTCTTGAATTTGGCTTTGGAGCAAAGCCGGTTGAGCGAACGATACCTGAAACAAACCGAGACATTTGTGGAACTGGGCTTGAAATCCGTTTCCGACTTGCAAGAGGTAAAAGCCCGCAGGGAAGGGGATATATATCGTTACCAATCCCGTGCTAATAGCTGTCGGTTGTCATTACTGCATCTGGAACAGTTGATGAACTTTCAGTCGGGTGATACACTTGTCATTCAGGATACGATTGTCGAATTGAATAAACTCCCGTTACTTTCACTCCCCTCTACGGAAACATTGTATAGACAATCGTTGGAAGTACTCCCTGCCATGCGTATGATTAGCTTAAAGCAGAAAGCTGCCCGCAAAGAATATGCAATGGCGGGCGGAGCTTTTTCTCCTTCTGTTTATGGCCGCTTTACGGTAGGTTCTAATTTCTACAACACTGCATTTTCCGCCAGGCAATTGCGGGATAATATAGGAAAATATATCGGTATCGGTATCTCTTTCCCTTTGTTGAGCGGTTTTGAACGTTTTACGAATCAAAGGAAGTTGAAATTGAACTTGTATCGCCTGAAGAATGAAGAGGAATTGGAGAAGCAACAGCTATATACTGAAATTGAGCAAACTCTTCTTTCCCTACGTGCCGGCTATACGGAACATCAACAGGTATTGCAGCAATTGAGCGCGGAAACTCTGGTCTTGAAAGAATCCGAACGAAAGTGGGAAGAAGGGCTTATCTCTGTCTTTCAGTTAATGGAAGCCCGCAATCGTTTTATTTCCGCCAAAGCAGAACTGGTTCGTGTGCGCTTGCAGGTAGAAATGATGATGAAACTGGAGAAATATTACCGGGAGGGAACTTTCTTATAA
- a CDS encoding sigma-54-dependent transcriptional regulator: METGTILIVDDNKSVLASLELLLENEFSTVRTAANPNQITTLLTTTSIDIVILDMNFSAGINNGNEGLYWLKHIHEIRPALPVVMLTAYGDVELAVKALKNGATDFLLKPWDNRTLVQKIKEAYNNKSNRKSSSKSKNSIVGSGNPNKPEMLIGHSPAMLQLIKVVNKVARTDANILITGENGTGKEMLAREIHRLSPRNTRPMSSIDMGAISESLFESELFGHERGAFTDAYESRPGKFEAASGSSLFMDEIGNLPLALQAKLLTVLQNRNITRIGSNKVVPVDIRLISATNKDIPEMVKQGLFREDLFYRINTIHLEIPPLRERGDDILLFVETFLHRFASKYQRPEMRMHEQTIEKLRSYHWPGNIRELQHAIEKAVILCEGNVIRPKDILVKQTWKPQTTSTVPNLEEVERQAIETAILQNNGNLTAAAEQLGISRQTLYNKLKRFKP, translated from the coding sequence ATGGAAACCGGAACTATTTTAATAGTAGATGATAATAAAAGTGTGTTGGCTTCGCTGGAACTTTTACTCGAAAATGAATTCAGTACAGTCCGCACAGCTGCCAATCCTAATCAAATAACAACACTGCTCACTACCACTTCCATTGATATCGTAATTCTCGATATGAATTTTTCGGCCGGTATCAATAACGGCAACGAAGGACTATACTGGCTGAAACATATTCACGAAATCCGCCCCGCACTCCCTGTGGTAATGTTAACTGCTTACGGAGATGTGGAACTAGCCGTAAAAGCTTTGAAGAACGGAGCTACCGACTTTCTTCTCAAACCTTGGGATAACCGGACACTGGTTCAGAAAATAAAGGAAGCATACAATAATAAATCGAACAGGAAAAGTTCCTCAAAATCAAAAAACTCAATCGTAGGATCCGGCAATCCGAACAAACCTGAAATGCTGATAGGGCATTCTCCCGCCATGCTACAATTAATAAAGGTAGTCAATAAAGTAGCCAGGACCGACGCCAATATTCTGATAACCGGAGAAAACGGGACCGGAAAGGAAATGCTGGCCAGAGAAATACACCGCCTGTCTCCACGCAATACTCGTCCCATGTCAAGTATCGACATGGGAGCTATCAGTGAATCCCTTTTTGAGAGCGAGCTTTTCGGTCACGAGCGCGGAGCTTTTACGGACGCTTACGAAAGCCGTCCGGGAAAATTCGAAGCTGCCAGCGGCAGTTCGCTTTTTATGGATGAGATTGGAAATCTTCCCCTTGCACTACAAGCCAAATTACTGACTGTACTACAAAACAGGAATATCACCCGAATCGGAAGTAATAAAGTCGTCCCCGTTGATATACGACTCATTTCCGCCACCAATAAAGACATCCCGGAAATGGTGAAACAAGGATTATTCCGCGAAGATTTATTCTACCGTATCAACACTATCCACCTTGAAATTCCTCCATTACGAGAACGAGGAGACGACATACTCCTGTTCGTCGAAACCTTTCTCCACCGTTTCGCTTCGAAATACCAACGCCCGGAAATGCGAATGCATGAGCAAACAATAGAGAAACTACGCTCTTACCACTGGCCGGGCAATATCCGGGAACTGCAGCACGCTATCGAGAAAGCCGTTATCTTGTGTGAAGGCAACGTGATACGCCCCAAAGACATTTTGGTAAAACAAACCTGGAAGCCGCAAACCACCAGCACTGTCCCCAATTTGGAAGAAGTGGAAAGGCAAGCCATTGAAACAGCCATTCTGCAAAATAATGGCAACCTGACTGCCGCCGCCGAACAATTGGGAATCAGCCGTCAGACACTCTATAACAAACTAAAACGTTTCAAACCCTGA
- a CDS encoding sensor histidine kinase — MIFSRHIYWIILLHVMLILVTSGTGAWLIISQRGFVIGTLLITCSLFQISRLVNKLNSFNQKLRVFFDAIEDKDNMLYFPEQNVSKEQEKLNRSLNRINFLLAKTQSEYSKQEHFYRSLLEEVPSGVLAWDSTGKIIIANSTALSLLDCQQLTRYRQLESLLQEKGKKEHLSLSQSRMKLQDETITLLSIKDIGDELSDKESESWNKLSHVLTHEIMNTIAPIISLSQTLSTYPDINEKAVRGLRIIQAQSERLLQFTESFRHLSYLPKPEKKLFSLTATLQNLRELLSGDFKESNIIFTLTCEPKTIYMKGDENQLSQVLLNLLKNSMQALEGKEKGRISIHAQQDEHISIDIADNGPGIPPELQEKIFIPFFTTKSEGSGIGLSLCKQIIRLHDGHLTIQESNPGKTIFHIDMPL, encoded by the coding sequence ATGATATTCAGCCGACACATCTATTGGATTATACTACTACACGTCATGCTTATCCTCGTCACCTCGGGAACAGGCGCCTGGCTTATCATCTCACAACGCGGATTTGTAATAGGCACATTACTAATTACCTGTTCCCTCTTCCAAATCAGCAGGCTGGTAAATAAACTAAATTCATTCAACCAAAAGTTGCGTGTCTTTTTCGATGCCATAGAAGACAAGGATAATATGCTTTACTTTCCCGAACAAAACGTTAGTAAAGAACAGGAAAAACTGAACCGCTCTCTCAACCGCATCAATTTCCTGCTCGCCAAAACTCAATCAGAATATTCCAAACAGGAACACTTCTACCGCTCACTCTTGGAAGAAGTGCCCAGCGGTGTATTAGCATGGGATTCTACCGGAAAAATAATCATAGCAAACAGCACTGCCCTTTCCTTATTAGACTGCCAGCAATTAACCCGATACCGACAACTGGAATCCTTACTGCAAGAAAAAGGCAAAAAGGAGCATCTCAGTCTTTCACAAAGCCGGATGAAACTACAAGATGAAACAATAACTCTCTTGTCTATCAAGGATATCGGTGACGAGCTTAGCGACAAAGAAAGTGAATCGTGGAACAAACTAAGCCACGTGCTCACTCATGAAATAATGAACACCATTGCTCCCATTATCTCCCTGTCACAAACACTGTCCACCTATCCGGACATCAACGAAAAAGCAGTTCGCGGACTTCGCATCATTCAAGCACAAAGCGAACGTTTATTGCAATTTACCGAATCCTTCCGTCACCTCTCCTACCTGCCAAAACCCGAAAAGAAACTTTTCTCACTTACGGCAACCCTGCAAAATCTCCGGGAACTCTTATCCGGCGACTTCAAAGAAAGCAATATCATCTTCACACTGACCTGCGAACCTAAAACGATTTATATGAAAGGTGACGAGAACCAACTCTCCCAAGTCCTGCTTAACCTTCTGAAAAACTCCATGCAAGCACTGGAAGGAAAAGAAAAAGGCAGAATCAGCATCCATGCACAACAAGACGAACACATATCTATTGACATTGCGGACAACGGCCCGGGTATTCCGCCTGAATTACAGGAAAAGATATTTATTCCTTTTTTTACCACCAAATCAGAAGGCAGCGGTATCGGATTAAGCCTATGCAAACAAATTATCCGCCTTCACGACGGGCATCTCACCATTCAGGAAAGCAATCCCGGCAAAACAATTTTTCATATTGATATGCCATTATAA
- a CDS encoding AI-2E family transporter: MSIKEQYWKYSLIVIILFMGVIIFRQITPFLGGLLGALTMYILVRTHMNYLTEKRKMKRSISALLITAETIMVFLVPLGLIIWLVVNKLQDINLAPQTFIEPIQQVAEFIKEKTGYDVLGKDTLSFIVSILPRIGQIIMEGASSLAVNLFVMIFVLYFMLIGGKKMEAYVNDILPFNEANTQEVIREINMIVRSNAIGIPLLAIIQGGVAMIGYLIFGAPNILLLGFLTCFATIIPMVGTALVWFPVAAYLAISGDWFHAIGLAAYGAIVVSQSDNLIRFILQKKMADTHPLITIFGVVIGLPLFGFMGVIFGPLLLSLFFLFVNMFKKEYLDLRNNLPSR; this comes from the coding sequence ATGAGCATCAAAGAACAATACTGGAAATATTCCCTCATTGTCATTATTCTATTTATGGGAGTTATCATCTTCCGGCAAATCACTCCTTTTTTGGGAGGATTACTGGGAGCATTAACTATGTATATACTTGTACGCACACACATGAATTATCTGACAGAAAAGCGGAAAATGAAACGCAGCATCAGTGCATTACTGATTACGGCAGAAACCATTATGGTGTTTCTTGTTCCGCTGGGATTAATAATCTGGCTAGTGGTAAACAAACTTCAGGATATAAATCTGGCTCCGCAAACCTTTATCGAACCCATTCAGCAAGTAGCAGAATTTATTAAAGAAAAGACCGGTTATGATGTATTGGGAAAAGATACGCTATCATTCATCGTATCTATCCTCCCTCGTATCGGACAGATAATTATGGAAGGCGCCAGTAGCCTTGCAGTCAATCTATTCGTCATGATATTCGTGCTTTACTTTATGCTGATAGGAGGAAAAAAAATGGAAGCATACGTCAACGACATTCTTCCTTTTAATGAGGCAAATACGCAGGAAGTCATTCGTGAGATTAACATGATTGTACGTTCCAATGCTATCGGCATTCCTCTGCTGGCTATCATTCAGGGAGGCGTCGCCATGATAGGCTATCTTATTTTCGGAGCACCCAATATACTATTATTAGGTTTCCTCACCTGCTTCGCAACTATTATTCCAATGGTAGGTACAGCATTGGTATGGTTTCCCGTAGCCGCTTATCTGGCTATTAGCGGAGACTGGTTCCATGCAATCGGGCTCGCTGCATACGGAGCCATCGTCGTGTCACAATCCGACAACCTGATCCGATTTATCCTTCAAAAGAAAATGGCGGACACACATCCGCTCATCACTATTTTCGGAGTTGTCATCGGTTTGCCGTTATTCGGATTTATGGGAGTCATCTTCGGGCCGTTATTACTCTCGCTATTCTTCCTTTTCGTGAATATGTTCAAGAAAGAATATCTGGATTTGCGAAATAACCTTCCTTCAAGATGA